The following are encoded together in the Methanosarcina flavescens genome:
- a CDS encoding cysteine hydrolase family protein, giving the protein MTRDEPGMGSVEKGETLKALVIIDMTNDFVYDTYDYEGTLYEGKLVAPMGKAIVDNIAKLVIKVVKGGTVSVFRLPKDHASAFMNPELELKIAELGINEVFITGLVEEVCIYINSMGFLERGFKTNIVKGCTAPFNKEKGREAFRELTECGAKMVDDIPDDIKVILLLEDEHDENSEEIKSGAWPPHNMKGTPGALTVKTIRDALEERI; this is encoded by the coding sequence TTGACAAGGGATGAGCCTGGCATGGGATCAGTAGAAAAAGGTGAAACTTTGAAAGCTCTGGTTATTATAGATATGACTAACGATTTTGTCTATGACACATACGATTATGAAGGGACGTTATATGAGGGAAAACTTGTAGCCCCGATGGGAAAAGCGATCGTTGACAATATAGCCAAGCTGGTAATAAAAGTAGTAAAAGGGGGAACAGTCAGCGTCTTCAGGCTTCCGAAAGATCATGCCAGCGCCTTTATGAATCCCGAACTCGAACTGAAAATTGCAGAGCTTGGAATCAATGAAGTCTTCATAACAGGTCTGGTTGAGGAAGTCTGCATATACATTAACAGCATGGGTTTCCTTGAAAGGGGTTTTAAAACAAATATCGTAAAAGGGTGTACAGCACCTTTCAATAAAGAAAAAGGGAGAGAAGCCTTCAGGGAACTTACGGAATGCGGTGCAAAAATGGTTGATGATATTCCGGACGACATAAAAGTTATACTGCTTCTCGAAGACGAGCACGACGAAAACTCTGAAGAAATAAAATCAGGAGCCTGGCCGCCCCATAATATGAAAGGGACACCAGGTGCCCTGACCGTGAAAACGATCAGGGACGCACTTGAGGAAAGGATATAA
- a CDS encoding M3 family oligoendopeptidase: MNSVKRLISSGKLKGSLALGALLSFAVFPEGRASETTERSSEITSEKSASEELNPDEVTTEWNDTYLFSSREDASKELERLKKKPQEINETFRPKFEKLSGSDLLDFLESEKEYSKSLEILYTYAHTQLSKNVNEPFFISLVRGIQDLFTEYRKAIAFSAVKLTSLGKEEWDRLFSEEPGLEFYRAYLEASYIRFAEHRPVNESQAMYLAELENQRMKLETEALSQITNKVTKAGEITLENGEKFSINSQSYNTLLSTDPSRENRRRCYDKRFYHLINESDSMAALYSRKSRLDDLVARELKYADFYDNTLYNSYLTHAQIDDMNAVFKQRKGVFEDYNEFRRKKLGVDVLKPYDLMLQLTDQPGKKYAYIDALKEVQKSYSRMDPSFKEIFLKMVTGSFIDVYPDPEHGKQPGSYCTNSCALKAPPLIFMNYDGLLRDQKTLIHELGHAVNFYLMSNSVDYLYCSGTIYEMEIPSTFNEELFVDHVVETSDRATAIAVLSQQIDDYQNFFTRQPLITEFEYKAHKLCVEKENITGAELNAIWTSLSKEYRSPSVEYYPEDSAEWTYINHIYLTSNYYTFNYAVSKAITLALFKQYRKDPETFNKNYIAYLSAGSTMPPEAKLRKHFGIEINRQLFEDAMDVVESRIQELHKLAEEE; encoded by the coding sequence ATGAATTCAGTTAAAAGGCTTATATCCTCAGGAAAATTAAAAGGGTCCCTCGCTCTCGGAGCATTGCTGTCCTTTGCAGTTTTTCCGGAAGGCAGGGCTTCGGAAACGACAGAAAGATCTTCTGAAATCACAAGCGAGAAATCTGCATCAGAGGAGCTTAATCCCGATGAGGTTACGACGGAATGGAATGATACATACCTTTTTAGCAGCAGGGAAGATGCTTCGAAAGAGCTTGAGAGACTGAAAAAGAAACCACAAGAGATAAACGAAACTTTCCGTCCAAAATTTGAAAAGCTGTCGGGGTCTGATTTACTTGATTTTCTGGAAAGTGAAAAGGAGTATTCAAAATCGCTGGAGATTCTGTACACCTACGCACATACTCAGCTCAGTAAAAACGTGAACGAGCCGTTTTTTATTTCCCTGGTAAGGGGTATTCAGGATCTGTTTACCGAATACAGGAAAGCTATAGCCTTTTCAGCTGTAAAATTGACCTCGCTCGGGAAGGAGGAATGGGACAGGCTCTTTTCCGAAGAGCCCGGACTTGAATTCTACAGGGCTTATCTTGAAGCCAGCTATATTAGGTTTGCAGAACACAGGCCAGTGAATGAGTCTCAGGCTATGTATCTCGCTGAACTCGAAAACCAGCGCATGAAACTTGAGACAGAAGCTCTTTCGCAAATAACGAACAAAGTCACAAAGGCAGGAGAAATAACACTTGAGAACGGAGAGAAATTTTCCATCAATTCTCAGTCTTACAATACCCTACTTTCAACCGACCCGAGCCGGGAAAACAGGAGAAGGTGTTATGACAAGAGGTTCTACCACCTGATAAACGAGTCAGATTCCATGGCAGCCCTTTATTCAAGAAAATCCCGGCTTGACGATCTTGTTGCAAGGGAGCTTAAATACGCGGACTTCTATGATAATACCCTGTATAACTCCTATCTTACCCATGCTCAGATTGATGACATGAACGCAGTTTTCAAGCAGAGAAAAGGGGTATTTGAGGACTATAACGAATTCAGGAGGAAAAAACTAGGGGTTGATGTGCTAAAACCGTACGATCTTATGCTGCAACTGACAGATCAACCCGGGAAAAAGTATGCTTACATAGATGCCTTAAAAGAAGTTCAGAAATCCTATTCGAGGATGGATCCGAGCTTTAAAGAAATCTTCTTAAAAATGGTAACTGGCAGCTTCATAGACGTATATCCTGACCCTGAACACGGAAAACAGCCAGGAAGCTACTGTACCAACTCATGCGCCCTGAAAGCTCCGCCCCTTATCTTTATGAACTACGATGGCCTTTTAAGAGACCAGAAAACTCTGATACATGAGCTGGGACATGCTGTTAATTTCTATCTAATGAGCAATTCCGTAGACTACCTTTACTGCTCAGGCACGATCTACGAGATGGAGATCCCTTCCACTTTTAACGAAGAACTTTTTGTTGATCACGTTGTCGAAACTTCGGACAGGGCTACCGCAATTGCCGTGCTTTCCCAGCAAATCGACGATTACCAGAATTTCTTCACCAGGCAGCCGCTAATCACGGAATTCGAATATAAAGCGCATAAGCTGTGTGTAGAAAAAGAAAACATAACCGGAGCAGAACTCAATGCCATCTGGACGAGCCTATCAAAAGAGTACAGGAGCCCTTCAGTTGAGTATTACCCTGAAGATTCTGCGGAATGGACCTACATCAACCATATTTACCTGACAAGCAACTACTATACCTTCAATTACGCAGTTTCGAAGGCAATAACCCTCGCTCTCTTCAAACAGTACAGGAAAGATCCCGAAACTTTCAATAAAAACTATATAGCGTACCTTTCGGCAGGTTCCACAATGCCTCCTGAAGCAAAACTCAGGAAACACTTCGGGATCGAAATCAACAGGCAACTTTTTGAAGATGCCATGGACGTCGTGGAATCAAGGATTCAGGAATTGCATAAACTGGCAGAGGAAGAGTAA
- a CDS encoding mechanosensitive ion channel family protein — MGLLITDLDFLDISLPISDGTVTLGSVLKFILILSFSTLIAKILSLYLRRSLKDRVSKDMCETIIKIFYYGMLTIVFLSNLSLIGINPSALLVAGGVTGIILGFASQNIVGNLISGFFLMVERPIKIGDQVEISGISGYVTDIRIISTIIRTYDGLLVRLPNQQVFTTNITNIVGHPVRRFEYTIRIRYSDDADTAIFLIKDLIDKEPFALLNPPPSIFVSDFGDSSVNLTVRIWAPVSEWFGIKTRVLWNIKKTLEDYGIEVPLPQRIVRIQSDPKKIPEEMMPPEKQIESVINYEERVLS, encoded by the coding sequence GTGGGGCTTTTGATTACGGATCTCGATTTTCTTGATATCAGCCTGCCTATTTCAGACGGTACCGTAACTCTGGGATCGGTGCTAAAGTTTATTCTAATTCTTTCTTTTTCAACACTCATTGCCAAAATTCTCTCGCTTTACCTGCGCAGGTCTCTCAAAGATAGAGTCAGTAAGGATATGTGTGAGACTATAATTAAGATCTTTTACTACGGTATGCTTACTATTGTATTTCTTTCTAATCTATCTCTAATAGGAATTAATCCCTCAGCTCTTCTGGTTGCGGGAGGAGTCACAGGTATCATTCTCGGTTTTGCAAGCCAGAACATTGTGGGAAACCTGATCTCGGGGTTTTTCCTTATGGTCGAGAGGCCAATAAAGATTGGAGACCAGGTTGAGATAAGCGGAATTTCAGGCTATGTAACCGATATTCGTATAATTTCAACAATTATAAGGACTTATGACGGGCTCCTTGTCCGCCTGCCCAACCAGCAGGTCTTTACCACAAATATCACAAATATTGTCGGGCATCCTGTCAGGCGGTTTGAATATACAATAAGGATCCGCTACAGTGACGACGCAGATACCGCAATCTTTCTCATCAAAGACCTTATCGACAAAGAGCCTTTTGCTCTCCTGAATCCCCCTCCTTCGATTTTCGTAAGTGATTTTGGGGACAGCTCGGTAAATCTTACTGTCAGGATCTGGGCGCCTGTGAGTGAATGGTTCGGAATAAAAACCAGAGTCCTATGGAATATAAAAAAGACTCTGGAGGATTATGGTATAGAAGTTCCTTTACCGCAGCGTATAGTTCGTATCCAGTCCGATCCAAAGAAAATCCCTGAAGAAATGATGCCGCCGGAAAAGCAAATCGAGAGTGTAATAAATTATGAGGAAAGGGTTTTATCCTGA
- a CDS encoding DUF432 domain-containing protein → MYGYYKPPFSVEQEGISISVENDGEHWIYRRTLGTDKVEKIILADGKRLIINPVEPLNTPKEITPNLLIEFEKTLLLAGGAKRRIFLTFPIEIGVFISDKGDRNIQLLDVMTLARQKFTLYGEVSNGVLCKHWKSKIYSISPSPNSLQEGIMELTLRNTSSDWASISKAVFSAYGMKLYYGSDGDAFMRARMDILNRNTAETSFELQHISGELKSSPLRDFKARKEAFGVYSLQKLGFVPPKFYMGWGF, encoded by the coding sequence ATGTACGGTTATTATAAACCCCCGTTCTCAGTAGAGCAGGAAGGGATTTCGATCTCTGTGGAAAACGACGGAGAGCACTGGATATACAGAAGGACGCTTGGAACCGATAAAGTAGAGAAGATTATCCTTGCGGATGGAAAACGCCTGATAATAAATCCGGTGGAACCCCTGAATACACCTAAAGAAATTACTCCAAACCTGCTTATTGAGTTTGAAAAAACCCTGCTTCTTGCAGGAGGAGCAAAAAGAAGAATTTTCCTTACTTTCCCGATAGAGATAGGCGTTTTTATCTCGGATAAGGGAGACAGGAATATTCAGCTTCTGGATGTGATGACACTGGCGAGACAGAAATTTACCCTTTATGGGGAGGTTTCAAATGGAGTTCTCTGTAAGCACTGGAAAAGCAAGATATATTCAATTTCTCCTTCCCCCAATTCTCTACAGGAGGGAATTATGGAATTGACCCTTCGAAATACCTCCTCGGATTGGGCGTCCATCTCAAAGGCGGTTTTCAGTGCATATGGTATGAAACTTTATTATGGGAGTGATGGTGATGCTTTCATGCGGGCACGTATGGATATTCTCAACAGGAACACGGCTGAAACTAGTTTTGAATTGCAGCATATTAGTGGGGAGCTAAAAAGCAGCCCTCTAAGAGATTTTAAAGCCAGAAAAGAAGCTTTCGGGGTCTATAGTCTTCAGAAACTTGGTTTTGTACCTCCCAAGTTTTACATGGGGTGGGGCTTTTGA
- the corA gene encoding magnesium/cobalt transporter CorA, giving the protein MWGRETRMGSFKRRGSKTGLAPGTLVHVGEKKVEKVEIRVLAYNSDKLIERELETIEECMEFKNLPHLNLWINVDGLDRIDIIEKLGSYFNIHPLTLEDVLNTGQRPKTEDYGSYIYTVLKMMLLDKEKKAIILDQVSIIIGPNYILSFQERHWDAFDPVRERFVNPASRLRKTGVDYLAYSLIDTVVDNYFSILEYFGDEIEDLEEGLVIQPRPETLKTIQKYKRDMITLRKAVWPLREMINGLQRIESDLIKETTRIYLRDVYDHTIQVIDSVEDFRDILSSMVDIYLSSVSYRMNDIMKVLTVIATIFIPLTFIAGVYGMNFKYMPELEWRWGYPAVMFGMTILGVSMFLYFKKRKWV; this is encoded by the coding sequence ATGTGGGGCAGAGAAACACGCATGGGGTCTTTTAAAAGAAGAGGGTCAAAAACCGGACTTGCACCTGGAACACTTGTCCATGTGGGAGAAAAGAAGGTCGAAAAGGTAGAAATCCGGGTCCTGGCTTATAACAGTGATAAGCTTATAGAACGAGAGCTGGAGACCATTGAGGAATGCATGGAGTTTAAGAACCTGCCCCATCTCAATTTATGGATAAATGTGGATGGGCTGGACAGAATAGACATTATAGAAAAGCTCGGGAGTTATTTCAATATCCATCCCCTTACCCTCGAAGATGTGCTCAACACAGGGCAGCGACCTAAGACTGAAGATTACGGATCGTATATTTATACGGTTTTAAAAATGATGCTCCTTGATAAGGAAAAGAAAGCGATCATTCTAGATCAGGTAAGCATCATCATTGGACCCAATTATATCCTCTCTTTTCAGGAAAGGCATTGGGATGCTTTTGATCCTGTGCGGGAAAGATTTGTAAATCCGGCTTCCCGCCTGCGAAAAACCGGGGTGGATTATCTTGCCTACAGCCTAATTGATACAGTTGTCGATAATTACTTTTCGATACTTGAGTACTTCGGGGACGAAATCGAAGATCTTGAAGAAGGGCTGGTAATACAGCCAAGGCCTGAAACTCTCAAGACTATCCAGAAATATAAAAGGGATATGATTACTCTCCGTAAAGCAGTCTGGCCCCTCCGAGAGATGATAAATGGCTTGCAGAGGATCGAGTCAGATCTTATCAAAGAGACTACCCGCATTTACCTGAGAGATGTTTATGACCATACAATCCAGGTAATTGATTCAGTCGAGGATTTCCGGGATATTCTATCTTCAATGGTAGATATCTACCTTTCCAGTGTAAGCTACAGGATGAACGACATCATGAAGGTTCTGACCGTTATAGCAACGATTTTCATTCCCCTCACTTTCATAGCAGGCGTTTATGGCATGAATTTCAAATACATGCCTGAACTTGAATGGCGATGGGGTTATCCGGCAGTAATGTTTGGAATGACTATTCTGGGAGTCAGTATGTTTCTTTATTTTAAAAAAAGGAAATGGGTTTGA
- a CDS encoding mechanosensitive ion channel family protein, with protein MVETEIMDSLYSMIDQFIAFIPTLVAIILLIIIGTILGKFLGRIGAKILDRIGLDELIDRTVIGGMLRRAQMSTVAFFDAVIRWFIYIIFAIIILDLLNIDVVNDFVNLVIYYIPLIISAIVVLLIGLLIVDFVSDLLEKLLISAGVDEKFEQTPIGASLRSGGLTVSKVIAGIVRIFGYLIFLTAAFDILQQTMITDLLRDITLYLPRVLVGILILVIGILAIDIVMDYLSNTVRGMNIEGADIIIPLLRGFLLLIVILVALDTMLIDTTIVYIFFRPLAWGVAIVVAFKYGVKDALIAYARERK; from the coding sequence ATGGTTGAAACAGAAATTATGGATAGCTTATACAGCATGATAGATCAATTCATAGCATTTATTCCGACATTAGTAGCCATAATTCTTTTAATTATAATAGGAACAATATTGGGGAAATTCCTTGGAAGGATTGGCGCAAAGATACTGGATAGAATAGGACTGGATGAACTCATTGACAGAACTGTTATAGGTGGGATGTTAAGAAGGGCACAGATGAGTACAGTCGCCTTTTTTGATGCAGTTATCCGGTGGTTTATTTATATCATCTTTGCCATAATCATTCTGGATCTTCTGAATATTGACGTTGTGAATGATTTCGTCAATCTTGTAATATACTACATCCCGCTTATTATCTCGGCTATTGTTGTCCTGCTCATAGGATTGCTGATTGTGGATTTTGTCAGCGATTTGCTCGAGAAGCTGCTTATATCGGCTGGAGTAGACGAGAAATTTGAGCAGACCCCTATTGGAGCCTCTCTCAGATCTGGAGGGCTGACAGTCTCAAAGGTAATAGCTGGAATAGTCAGGATATTCGGATACCTGATTTTCCTTACCGCCGCGTTTGATATCCTGCAACAGACCATGATTACCGATCTGCTGAGAGATATTACTCTGTACCTGCCACGTGTCCTTGTGGGTATCCTGATCCTTGTAATAGGGATTCTTGCTATTGATATAGTGATGGACTACCTGAGCAATACTGTCAGAGGCATGAATATAGAAGGAGCAGATATAATTATTCCGCTCCTGAGGGGCTTCCTGCTTCTCATTGTGATTCTGGTTGCCCTGGACACCATGCTAATTGATACCACCATAGTATACATATTCTTCAGGCCGCTGGCATGGGGAGTTGCAATCGTGGTCGCATTCAAGTATGGAGTTAAAGATGCGCTTATTGCCTATGCGAGAGAAAGGAAGTAA
- a CDS encoding fasciclin domain-containing protein, translating to MTNVSVLEGIEGIRNNFTTGEIWFVYINGELAEENFGMNPVADGDNLSFWYTVEEDGEAAIENATYVASITVAREEGIREEEGMETQPELEQNLTELYNDTVNLTQGTFMFMPENSTRTYQVNNLTDLGALNATGLNFTASVMQNMTDAQAGNMTGVQTGDVTQTQAANLTTGTQTANLTQTQTGTIIQTPTETMTEDINVTQELMLQSIEGIRNNNTTGEMWFTYIDGVLANRSLGMNNITNGTNISFWYTTEQNREAEIDNATYVANVTVAVEEGMELGENQTGGNQTGDNQTTNQTVVQVAQNQTNLTTFVNVVQTANMTQTLNTENYTVFAPSNEAFNKLPAAARNELMDNTSLQREVLSYHTVSGKLTSEQLTSMNNVTNIGGNVLQINVVQNNIMIQNVNITQIINADNGVICVIDNVLIPPDSGIGDNQTGDNQTGGIPDVNQNGGNQTGIWHFFSIPFEANNTSVDHLLSGVNYNSLTYYNASSKRFENVSRIEPLKAYWINVPNGTQFNASQQFASVEKKLVTVPPSLRVYPGWNALGSPINVTVPAEVAFITLDSLNDSSNNNSNISSFVKVVGPWVPRNNTTGYYQYVGYNGFNGTITENQLGTDEFEVRPFEGYWVFVDQQDLYA from the coding sequence ATGACTAATGTATCCGTATTGGAGGGCATAGAAGGCATAAGGAACAATTTTACGACCGGAGAAATCTGGTTTGTATATATAAACGGGGAACTTGCTGAAGAAAATTTTGGGATGAACCCGGTAGCTGATGGGGACAACCTGAGCTTCTGGTACACTGTTGAAGAAGATGGAGAAGCCGCTATCGAGAATGCAACCTACGTGGCAAGCATCACAGTTGCCAGGGAAGAAGGCATTAGAGAAGAAGAAGGCATGGAGACGCAGCCTGAGCTTGAACAAAACCTGACTGAATTGTATAACGATACTGTAAATCTCACTCAGGGAACCTTCATGTTCATGCCGGAAAACTCTACCCGGACCTACCAAGTGAATAACCTCACAGACCTCGGAGCTCTCAATGCGACAGGACTTAACTTCACTGCCTCGGTAATGCAGAATATGACCGACGCTCAAGCCGGAAATATGACTGGAGTCCAGACAGGAGACGTGACCCAGACTCAGGCTGCAAATCTGACAACTGGAACCCAGACTGCAAACCTGACCCAGACTCAAACTGGAACCATTATCCAGACACCGACCGAAACTATGACCGAAGATATAAACGTAACTCAAGAACTCATGCTTCAGAGCATAGAGGGCATAAGAAACAATAACACAACCGGGGAGATGTGGTTCACTTACATCGACGGAGTGCTGGCTAACAGAAGTCTCGGAATGAATAACATAACCAATGGAACCAATATCAGTTTCTGGTACACAACTGAGCAGAATAGAGAAGCCGAAATTGACAATGCAACCTATGTTGCCAATGTTACGGTTGCTGTAGAAGAAGGCATGGAGCTGGGAGAAAATCAGACCGGAGGCAATCAGACTGGAGATAATCAGACCACAAATCAGACTGTCGTTCAGGTAGCACAAAATCAGACGAACTTAACTACTTTTGTAAATGTTGTGCAGACTGCAAACATGACACAGACCCTGAACACAGAGAACTATACGGTCTTTGCCCCGAGCAATGAAGCTTTCAATAAATTGCCAGCAGCAGCTCGCAATGAGCTTATGGACAATACGAGTCTGCAAAGGGAAGTTCTCTCCTACCATACCGTGAGTGGAAAACTTACCAGCGAGCAGCTTACCAGTATGAATAATGTCACCAACATTGGAGGAAATGTACTGCAGATCAATGTTGTGCAGAATAATATAATGATACAAAATGTGAATATTACACAGATAATCAATGCAGATAATGGAGTCATCTGTGTAATTGATAATGTGCTCATTCCTCCAGACAGTGGAATAGGAGACAACCAGACAGGCGATAACCAGACTGGAGGCATTCCCGATGTTAACCAGAACGGAGGAAACCAGACAGGAATCTGGCACTTCTTCTCGATTCCGTTTGAAGCCAATAATACAAGCGTGGACCACCTGCTTTCGGGAGTAAACTATAACTCTCTGACATATTACAACGCTTCAAGCAAACGCTTTGAGAATGTTTCAAGAATCGAGCCACTGAAGGCATACTGGATTAATGTTCCCAATGGAACCCAGTTCAATGCTTCCCAACAGTTCGCCTCGGTTGAAAAGAAACTTGTTACGGTTCCGCCAAGCCTGAGAGTCTACCCTGGCTGGAATGCACTTGGCTCACCTATAAACGTTACTGTCCCTGCAGAAGTTGCATTCATAACTCTCGACAGCCTGAATGACAGCTCGAACAATAATTCGAATATCAGCTCGTTTGTAAAAGTTGTCGGACCCTGGGTGCCACGCAATAATACAACAGGCTATTATCAGTATGTCGGTTACAATGGCTTTAATGGAACGATAACTGAGAATCAGCTTGGGACTGATGAGTTCGAGGTCAGACCTTTCGAAGGATACTGGGTGTTTGTGGATCAGCAGGATCTGTATGCTTGA
- a CDS encoding mechanosensitive ion channel family protein, with product METPEPPSSFAENMSYFDRGLEQAFAWFSDNLGTFLYIFFIGLVTILVARNVNRLLDSYFKSAKSRLHIDTTSFRMFRHIVVALIYFMGIVVVVLSIPGLRSLSVALFTGAGIAGIVIGLAAQNTLSNIIAGLSLAIFQPFRVGDRLNIMNEYGKVADLNLRHTVIITWDNRRLIIPNSRISNEAIINWTIEDPAVIWPIDIRISYNADIDQARKIMIEEARKHPNVMPPHEVKYNVVRPSLIKSETLRIGLFDSPVLHPVDPDFRERGEVKVRVVELGEYSVNLRMNVWFKDRSVAYSSGCEILEAIKKRFDKEGIEIPYPHRTIVYKTDFKKEKEAVEKLSHPEGDKIDCMVKAD from the coding sequence ATGGAAACCCCCGAACCCCCTTCCTCTTTCGCAGAAAATATGTCCTATTTTGATAGAGGACTGGAGCAGGCATTTGCCTGGTTTTCTGATAACCTTGGTACTTTTTTGTACATATTTTTTATTGGCCTGGTTACTATTCTTGTCGCAAGGAATGTAAACCGCCTTCTGGACAGCTATTTCAAAAGTGCAAAAAGCAGGCTGCATATAGACACTACATCTTTCCGAATGTTCAGGCATATTGTGGTCGCATTAATCTATTTTATGGGAATCGTTGTTGTTGTTCTCAGCATTCCCGGCCTTCGAAGCCTTTCGGTTGCTCTCTTCACAGGGGCAGGAATTGCCGGCATTGTCATCGGTCTTGCGGCTCAGAACACACTGAGCAATATAATAGCAGGGCTTTCCCTTGCCATTTTTCAACCTTTCAGGGTCGGAGACCGGCTGAATATTATGAATGAGTATGGGAAGGTTGCGGACCTTAACCTCAGGCATACTGTAATCATAACCTGGGACAACAGGCGGCTCATAATCCCTAACTCTAGAATCAGCAATGAAGCAATAATTAACTGGACTATAGAAGACCCTGCAGTGATCTGGCCAATAGACATAAGAATTAGCTATAATGCCGACATTGACCAGGCAAGAAAAATCATGATCGAAGAAGCCAGAAAACATCCCAATGTTATGCCCCCGCATGAAGTTAAGTATAACGTGGTGAGACCCAGCTTAATCAAGTCCGAGACCCTTAGAATAGGACTCTTTGACTCCCCTGTACTCCACCCCGTAGACCCGGATTTCAGGGAGAGGGGAGAAGTTAAAGTAAGAGTTGTCGAACTGGGGGAGTATTCCGTAAATCTCCGCATGAATGTCTGGTTCAAAGATAGGAGTGTTGCGTACAGTTCAGGCTGCGAAATCCTGGAAGCTATTAAAAAACGCTTTGATAAGGAAGGCATAGAAATTCCATATCCACACAGGACTATTGTGTATAAAACCGATTTTAAGAAGGAAAAAGAGGCTGTCGAAAAATTATCCCATCCAGAGGGGGATAAAATCGATTGTATGGTTAAAGCCGATTAA
- a CDS encoding phenylacetate--CoA ligase family protein has translation MYEASIDAELDPNVQLYNPNISEEDTFAKLKALLKRAVESSPFYQKKFREANIDIEKIKALEDLKLLPFTYKEELRDAYPLGLKAVPEAEVVRIHSSSGTTGKPVIIPYTRKDVDVWAEMMMRCYMLAGLSNLDRIQITPGYGLWTAGIGFQLGAERLGAMAIPTGPGNTEKQLEMLIDLKSTALASTSSYALLLAEEIEKRGLKGKIQLRTGIIGSERWSEKMRSRIENELGIETFDIYGLTEIYGPGIALDCSFHEGMHYWSDHLLFEIIDPITGEQLPEGTLGELVITTLTKDGAPLIRYRTRDLTRIIPGVCKCGCPFPRIDRILGRSDDRIKFKAVNIYPGQVEDVIHRVPGVSSEYQILLTRKNGRDNMTFRVEIEDAEDPSIKQKTEKVLGKAFKDFIGVTVDVVGVKIGELPRSMKKTKRVIDEREL, from the coding sequence ATGTATGAAGCATCCATTGACGCTGAACTTGATCCCAATGTTCAGCTTTATAATCCCAATATTTCGGAAGAAGATACTTTTGCAAAATTAAAGGCACTGCTTAAGCGCGCAGTTGAAAGCAGTCCATTTTATCAGAAAAAGTTCAGGGAAGCAAATATCGATATCGAAAAAATAAAGGCACTCGAAGACCTGAAACTTCTGCCCTTCACGTATAAAGAGGAACTCAGGGATGCTTATCCTCTCGGGCTGAAAGCAGTACCTGAAGCCGAAGTCGTAAGGATCCACTCCTCTTCAGGGACCACAGGTAAACCTGTAATCATCCCTTATACCCGCAAAGATGTGGATGTCTGGGCTGAAATGATGATGCGCTGCTACATGCTGGCAGGGCTTTCCAACCTGGACCGGATTCAGATCACCCCAGGATACGGACTCTGGACTGCAGGGATAGGGTTCCAGCTTGGAGCTGAACGCCTGGGAGCAATGGCTATCCCAACGGGTCCCGGGAATACCGAGAAGCAGCTTGAAATGCTTATTGACCTGAAATCAACAGCTCTTGCAAGCACCTCTTCTTATGCTCTTTTGCTCGCCGAAGAAATTGAAAAGCGCGGGCTTAAGGGTAAAATCCAGTTAAGGACAGGGATTATAGGTTCGGAACGCTGGAGCGAAAAAATGCGCAGCCGCATCGAAAATGAACTCGGGATAGAGACTTTCGATATCTACGGGCTGACTGAGATCTACGGGCCGGGCATTGCTCTTGATTGCTCATTCCATGAAGGCATGCACTACTGGTCCGATCACCTGCTCTTTGAGATAATTGATCCTATTACAGGCGAGCAGCTTCCTGAAGGCACGCTTGGAGAACTTGTAATTACAACCCTTACAAAAGATGGGGCTCCTCTCATTCGTTACAGGACAAGAGACCTGACCCGGATTATTCCAGGTGTCTGTAAATGCGGCTGCCCTTTCCCGAGAATTGACAGGATTCTAGGAAGGTCGGATGACCGCATAAAGTTTAAGGCTGTAAATATTTACCCTGGCCAGGTCGAAGATGTTATCCATAGAGTTCCGGGCGTTAGCAGTGAATACCAGATCTTGCTTACACGCAAAAACGGCCGGGATAACATGACCTTCAGGGTCGAGATCGAAGATGCAGAAGACCCTTCAATAAAGCAAAAAACCGAAAAAGTTCTAGGTAAAGCCTTCAAAGACTTCATAGGTGTAACCGTAGACGTTGTGGGTGTAAAGATAGGGGAACTTCCCCGCAGCATGAAAAAGACAAAAAGAGTAATTGATGAAAGGGAATTGTGA